The following proteins are co-located in the Oenanthe melanoleuca isolate GR-GAL-2019-014 chromosome 4, OMel1.0, whole genome shotgun sequence genome:
- the SLC39A8 gene encoding metal cation symporter ZIP8, with protein sequence MDRQLSGVPNAISFADDVLRVFGANHSLSAEQLSALLQRLGSAPSLGSALPLAHLHHNQCLTSEEIFSLHGIPNDSLVSNSSFSTICPAVLQQLIFHPCDPQEGFVDTSKPHSLQVWGFGFLAVSVINLASLLGLILTPLLKKSYFPKVLTYFVGLAIGTLFSNAIFQLIPEAFGFDPKVNNYVEKAVAVFGGFYILFFVERVLKVILKLYNKTDHNYFENGEENHSQDKTDSPEPPSPSNGGTCYANSAVIEGNGNLGFDSISVVSAQEEATQSSLCKCLKGRPLSKIGTIAWMVTLSDAVHNFIDGLAIGASFTLSLLQGLSTSIAILCEEFPHELGDFVILLNAGMSTRQALFFNFLSACSCYVGLAFGILVGNNFAPNIIFAIAGGMFLYISLADMFPEMNDMVREKVTGRKTDLTFFLIQNAGLLTGFTAILMITLYAGNIEL encoded by the exons ATGGATCGGCAGCTCTCGGGCGTGCCCAACGCCATCAGCTTCGCCGACGATGTGCTGCGCGTCTTCGGGGCCAACCACAGCCTGTCGGCGGAGCAGCTCTCCGCGCTGCTGCAGCGCCTGGGCTCCGCGCCCTCCCTGGGCTCGGCGCTGCCGCTCGCACACCTGCACCACAACCAG TGCTTGACTAGTGAGGAAATCTTTTCTTTACATGGGATACCAAACGACAGTCTTGTATCAAATTCCAGCTTTTCTACAATATGTCCTGCAGTTTTGCAACAGCTAATTTTTCACCCATGTGATCCTCAGGAAGGCTTTGTGGACACATCTAAACCACATTCATTGCAAG tttggggatttgggttcctggctgtgtctgtcATTAACTTGGCATCGCTTCTGGGATTGATTTTAACTCCTCTCTTAAAGAAGTCGTATTTCCCCAAGGTTTTAACTTACTTTGTGGGCTTGGCCATCGGTACTCTCTTTTCTAATGCAATTTTCCAGCTCATTCCAGAG GCATTTGGGTTTGACCCGAAGGTAAATAACTATGTTGAGAAAGCTGTTGCAGTGTTTGGCGGATTCTATATTCTCTTCTTTGTGGAAAGGGTTCTTAAAGTGATACTAAAGCTCTATAACAAG ACTGACCATAATTACTTCGAAAATGGAGAAGAGAATCATTCTCAGGATAAGACTGACTCACCTGAACCACCATCACCCAGCAATGGGGGCACATGTTATGCAAATTCAGCTGTCATAGAGGGCAATGGAAATCTTGGTTTTGACAGCATCAGTGTGGTCTCAGCACAG gaagaagcCACCCAAAGCAGCTTGTGCAAGTGTCTTAAGGGGCGTCCCCTGTCAAAGATTGGGACCATTGCTTGGATGGTGACACTGAGTGATGCTGTACATAATTTCATTGATGGCTTGGCTATTGGGGCTTCTTTCACTTTATCTCTGCTTCAAGGGCTTAGTACCTCCATAGCCATCCTGTGTGAAGAGTTTCCTCATGAACTGG gGGATTTTGTCATCTTGCTTAATGCAGGAATGAGTACTCGGCAGGCTCTGTTTTTCAATTTCCTATCTGCATGTTCTTGTTACGTTGGGTTGGCCTTTGGAATATTAGTAGGCAACAACTTTGCTCCTAACATCATCTTTGCTATAGCCGGTGGAATGTTCCTGTACATCTCTCTGGCAGATATG TTCCCAGAGATGAATGATATGGTGCGGGAGAAAGTGACAGGAAGAAAGACGGATCTCACATTCTTCCTTATTCAGAATGCTGGTTTACTAACGGGGTTTACTGCTATCCTGATGATTACCTTGTACGCAGGAAATATCGAGCTGTGA